The Hippea alviniae EP5-r region TGTGGGTAAGAACATGGGTCAGAAGTCAAGAAAAAAGCTGACTGAGAAGCTAAAGGTAAGAACGCTGCTTGTTAGTGCAGAAGATATATATGATGCGGTAAAGTATTATCTTGATGCCAAGAAAAACATAGATGTGTTTGAGAGATGCACGGATAAGTATGAAGATTGGTTTGATAAGTATCCTGCTGTATATGAGAGTGAAATCAATATGCTTAAGAGTATTATGCCAAAGTGGGACAGAGCCATTGAAATAGGTGTTGGAAGCGGTAGATTTGCCTATCCTTTGGGTATAAAGGAAGGTGTCGAACCTTCCGATAGTATGTCAAAAATTGCCCAAGAGAGAGGCATAAAAGTCTATCCCGGATTTGCCGAAAATCTGCCCATATTAGATGAAGAGTATGATTTTGTTTTGATGGCTGTTACAATCTGCTTTGTAAAAGAGCCTATGAAGTCCCTTAAAGAAGTTTACAGGATTTTAAAGAAGGACGGTAAGACGATTGTTGCCATTGTTGATAGGGAGACAGCAATAGGAAAAGAGTATTTAAGAAAGAAAGAGAAGGGCGAGTTTTATAAGAATGTGAACTTCTTTTCGACTAAAGAGCTAATTGATATGATGAAGGAAGTGGGTTTTGAGATAGAAGGTGTATATCAGACGCTGTTTGCAGACAGTATAAAAGAGATAAAAGAATCACAACCATACAAGGAAGGATTTTCAGAAGGCGGATTTGTCGCTGTTTTGGGTGTTAAATAGTGTTGGAGATACTGCAGAAATCTTTTGTTAATACAATCTCTATTGTTGAGACTATTGTCTTAATCGTAATTGTTGTGTTCATAGTAGGTTTGTGGGTTTATGTGCCTTTTGGCATAATGAGTATAAATAGAAGACTTAAAAGGCTGGAAAAAGAGATTAAAAGGAGTCGGGAAGAAAATTAGACTTGACTAACAAAGTGAGATTATTATAATGGAAGTCATGATGAGATTGACTGATGGATTGCCAGAGAAGAGCTATCTTGTAGAAGCCGTAGAAGGTGGATGTATAGCTAAGGATAGACTGTGGAAGCTGGGCATAATACCCGGCGTTGTTTTAACGATAAAGAGAAAAGCTCCCATGCGTGGGCCTTTGATGATTGAAGTCAATGGCGTTGATATTGTTGTAGGCAGAGGAATAGCCAACAGGATAATCATTAGGGAAGCAGGATGAAGGTTGCATTTGTTGGCCAACCGAATTGTGGCAAAAGCACTCTATTTAACCAAATAGCGGGTTATAAGAGCTTATCTGCCAATTTCCCTGGTGCGACTGTTGAATATACAAAAGGGCAGACATACATAGATGATGAGATAGTTGAAGTCTTCGACCTTCCCGGCACATACTCTTTAAGCTGGTATGATGATGCAGAGAAAGAGACTGTAAAAGCTCTATTTTCTATGGATTTTGATGTTATAGTTAATATTCTTGATGCATCAACGCTTGCACGAAGTATTGAGTTGACTATTGAACTTATGTCGCTTGAAAAACCGATGGTTGTTGCACTCAATATGATGGATGAAGCATACCGTAAAGGTATTGTTATAAATGTGAAAAAGCTTGAGGATGTGTTGGGTGTAAGGGTTATTCCTGTTATAGCTAAGAAGGGCAAAGGGATAAAAAACCTTCTAAATGCCGTAAAGAACGCCCAAAAACCACGAAAGAGATGTGTCTATTCAAAGGATGTTGAGAAGTATATATCAATTGTTGCAGACTGTATAGAAAAGAGCAATCTAAAGAGCAGATGGCCTTACAAGATGCTTGCTATAAAGGCTATAGAAGGTTTTAAACCGTGCGAAAAGGTGATAGAAGAGCAGACAGATTGCTTTGATAGACTAAAGCAAGCAAAGTATGCCTTAAGGGATGGCCTTGTTATAGTTCAGGAGAGACATGCTTTATGTATGGATATATTTGAGAAAGTGGCAAAGGTAAAAAAGATTAAAGAAAAAAGCATAGAGACAAGACTTGATGCTTTTCTGCTTCATCCGTTTTTTGGTTATATCTTTATGGTGCTTATTTTCTATTCGATTTTCTATATTGTGTTTACAGGTGGCGTTCCTGTTGAAGGTTTTATAGTTGGAGTATTTGACAAGGTTGATAGTTATCTTGCTGAAGTTCTTTCGTCAAATAGACTCGTTTTTTCTATAGTTAAAGGCGTTGTTGATGGGGTAGGTGCGGCGTTTGGCATAGCTTTTCCCTATCTGTTACCGTTTCTGTTTCTTATCTCTCTGCTTGAAGATATCGGATATCTACCACGAATTGGTTTTTTAATGGACTCTTTAATGCATAAGATGGGTCTTCACGGCACAAGTGTTATACCGTTTGTATCTGGTTATGGTTGCAGTGTTCCAGCGATTATGGCAACAAGGATTTTAAAGAGCAAAAAAGAGAAGTTTATCTCTGCATTTTTGGCGTCTTTGGTGCCATGCTCTGCAAGAACCACTGTTATTATGGGTCTTGTTGGTTATTTTTTGGGTTATTGGTATGCTATAGCACTTTACATCTTTAATATCGTTGTGATTTTCTTTACAGGTATGGTTTTAAAAAGACTCTTACCAGGCATGAGTCCAGAGATGATAATAGACATTCCACCCTATAGACTTCCAACAGTTAAAACGCTTCTTTTAAAGACATGGCACAAGATTAAAGACTTTATCTATCTTGCTGTTCCTATGCTGATAGGCGGCAGCGTTGTTCTTACATTAATCGATTATTATCATCTTACGCCTTACATAAATGATTTGTTTAAGCCGTTTCTTGAAGGTTTTTTGGGTTTGCCAGCTGCCGTTGGCGTTGTATTGATTTTTGGTATTCTAAAAAAAGAGTTAACTCTTCTTATGCTTTATCAGGCACTCGGTGTTGCAGGCCTAAATCAACTCTCTTCTGTTATGAGTAAAGAGCAGATGCTTGTCTTTACGGTTTTTGTTATATTCTATGTTCCCTGCCTTGCAACGATAGCTGCTATAAAAAAGGAAGTGGGATTAAAGAATTCTCTTGTTATAACAGCCGCCACATTTTTCCTTGCATCTCTTCTTGCCTTTGTTGTTAAAATAGCAATGAGTATATGGATATAAAGGTTTATACAGACGGGAGTTGTTATAGTAATCTTAAGATAGGAGGCTGGGGTGTATATATTATTGTTGATAAGAAGAGTATAAAGTTTTCTGGTGCCTGCAGTTGTAAAGATTCTGTATCTGTTGAATTTTTAGCCGTTCTTAAAGCACTTGAGTATTTAGACTATTACTTTGACGATATAGAAAAGGTCAGCTTCTATACGGATTGTGATTATGTTGTTAAAGTTGTTAAAGAGTTTGAAAACAAAGGAAAATTCTCGTTCAGGTCAAAGACATCCTTAAAAAACAGAAAGAATATCTCCACACTTCTTCACTATGTCTCTTTGCTTCCTATAGATTGGTATGTAGTTAAATCCCATCGTGGCAATAAGGGTAATCAGATAGCAGATAGTCTTGCAAGAAAGGCAGCTCAACTTTACATTAAGCAGAAAAAAGAAGGCGACTAAATGTCGCCTTCTGGACTAAATTATGGCTTTCTCTTTTAAAACCTTAGCTATTGTCTCGCCAATGTATCCCGGATTTTCTATTGTATAGACCCCAGCTTCTTGTAAAGCCCTGTATTTAGATTCTGCTGTTCCGTGTTTGCCCATTATTATAGCACCAGCATGCCCCATTCTTCTTCCTGGTGGTGCTGTTCTTCCTGCTATGAAAGCAAAGACAGGTTTTCTTATTCCGCCTTTTTTGATAAATTCTGCTGCTCTCTCTTCTGCGTTACCACCGATTTCTCCAACCATCATAACGGCTTCTGTTTCCGGGTCTTCTTCGAATTTCTTAAGCCAGAAGATGTAATCTGTTCCAACTATTGGGTCACCACCAATTCCCACGCATGTGGACTGACCCAATCCAGCTTTTGTTATCTGGTCTGCCGTCTCATATAGAAGCGTTCCACTTCTTGAGATTATGCCTATGCTTCCACGGGTAAATATGTGTCCAGGCATTATGCCTATCTTTGTTGCACCAGGTGTTATAATTCCCGGACAGTTAGGACCTATTAACGTAACACCTTCTTTCTCTATAACCCTTTTAACCTTTACCATGTCAAGAACAGGAATGCCTTCTGTTATACACACGATTGTTTTTATGCCACTTCCAACGGCTTCTAAAATTGCATCTGCTGCAAATGGCGGTGGAACAAATATTAGGCTAACATTTGGATGAGTCTCTTTTACGGCTTCTTCAACTGTATTAAATACAGGAATCCCA contains the following coding sequences:
- a CDS encoding RNase H family protein; amino-acid sequence: MDIKVYTDGSCYSNLKIGGWGVYIIVDKKSIKFSGACSCKDSVSVEFLAVLKALEYLDYYFDDIEKVSFYTDCDYVVKVVKEFENKGKFSFRSKTSLKNRKNISTLLHYVSLLPIDWYVVKSHRGNKGNQIADSLARKAAQLYIKQKKEGD
- a CDS encoding FeoA family protein, which gives rise to MMRLTDGLPEKSYLVEAVEGGCIAKDRLWKLGIIPGVVLTIKRKAPMRGPLMIEVNGVDIVVGRGIANRIIIREAG
- a CDS encoding methyltransferase domain-containing protein — encoded protein: MGNLIAVATAKDKKSLWSGHFGVSPFYSIFDEEGNLIEQRENPFSKDKHHDDPFKVKEFLSDVSTFVGKNMGQKSRKKLTEKLKVRTLLVSAEDIYDAVKYYLDAKKNIDVFERCTDKYEDWFDKYPAVYESEINMLKSIMPKWDRAIEIGVGSGRFAYPLGIKEGVEPSDSMSKIAQERGIKVYPGFAENLPILDEEYDFVLMAVTICFVKEPMKSLKEVYRILKKDGKTIVAIVDRETAIGKEYLRKKEKGEFYKNVNFFSTKELIDMMKEVGFEIEGVYQTLFADSIKEIKESQPYKEGFSEGGFVAVLGVK
- a CDS encoding DUF1049 domain-containing protein, which produces MLEILQKSFVNTISIVETIVLIVIVVFIVGLWVYVPFGIMSINRRLKRLEKEIKRSREEN
- the sucD gene encoding succinate--CoA ligase subunit alpha encodes the protein MAVCVYRTSRVLVQGITGKEGSYHAKACKEYGTKIVAGVTPGKGGQEVDGIPVFNTVEEAVKETHPNVSLIFVPPPFAADAILEAVGSGIKTIVCITEGIPVLDMVKVKRVIEKEGVTLIGPNCPGIITPGATKIGIMPGHIFTRGSIGIISRSGTLLYETADQITKAGLGQSTCVGIGGDPIVGTDYIFWLKKFEEDPETEAVMMVGEIGGNAEERAAEFIKKGGIRKPVFAFIAGRTAPPGRRMGHAGAIIMGKHGTAESKYRALQEAGVYTIENPGYIGETIAKVLKEKAII
- the feoB gene encoding ferrous iron transport protein B, producing the protein MKVAFVGQPNCGKSTLFNQIAGYKSLSANFPGATVEYTKGQTYIDDEIVEVFDLPGTYSLSWYDDAEKETVKALFSMDFDVIVNILDASTLARSIELTIELMSLEKPMVVALNMMDEAYRKGIVINVKKLEDVLGVRVIPVIAKKGKGIKNLLNAVKNAQKPRKRCVYSKDVEKYISIVADCIEKSNLKSRWPYKMLAIKAIEGFKPCEKVIEEQTDCFDRLKQAKYALRDGLVIVQERHALCMDIFEKVAKVKKIKEKSIETRLDAFLLHPFFGYIFMVLIFYSIFYIVFTGGVPVEGFIVGVFDKVDSYLAEVLSSNRLVFSIVKGVVDGVGAAFGIAFPYLLPFLFLISLLEDIGYLPRIGFLMDSLMHKMGLHGTSVIPFVSGYGCSVPAIMATRILKSKKEKFISAFLASLVPCSARTTVIMGLVGYFLGYWYAIALYIFNIVVIFFTGMVLKRLLPGMSPEMIIDIPPYRLPTVKTLLLKTWHKIKDFIYLAVPMLIGGSVVLTLIDYYHLTPYINDLFKPFLEGFLGLPAAVGVVLIFGILKKELTLLMLYQALGVAGLNQLSSVMSKEQMLVFTVFVIFYVPCLATIAAIKKEVGLKNSLVITAATFFLASLLAFVVKIAMSIWI